Proteins encoded in a region of the Burkholderia ubonensis subsp. mesacidophila genome:
- a CDS encoding DUF1571 domain-containing protein, with amino-acid sequence MNEAIHRRARRLGRHAAAAALAGALALAQPGVRAQQAAGAEGAARETAALPADLAKVTREPAARQARWLRTAAQQGTLAKLDDATLVALFAALDPLAVPEYIRNGPNGYPSYQFTMVRQERIRGTWPDTPDRMIVKTTRDPLKVYAKWQPDGAHAGQEIIYDTTQRRDEMYGHLGGLLGKVPMWTALDGTLARAQSNHQVKDLGTEFIANLYLSEGKKYLEAGVERPTHVEAKTVGGVRVVALTYETLTGRPQFYAKKEVLGLDLHEPWFRTVESYDNDGRIFERIVIEKIAPASFDEAAFDPKNPAYAF; translated from the coding sequence ATGAACGAAGCAATCCACCGGCGCGCGAGGCGGCTCGGCCGGCACGCGGCCGCCGCCGCGCTCGCCGGCGCGCTGGCGCTCGCGCAGCCCGGCGTGCGCGCGCAGCAAGCCGCCGGCGCGGAAGGCGCGGCGCGCGAGACGGCCGCGCTGCCCGCCGACCTCGCGAAAGTGACGCGCGAGCCCGCCGCCCGGCAGGCGCGCTGGCTGCGCACCGCCGCTCAGCAGGGCACGCTCGCGAAGCTCGACGACGCGACGCTCGTCGCGTTGTTCGCCGCGCTCGATCCGCTCGCGGTGCCCGAATACATCCGCAATGGTCCGAACGGCTATCCGTCGTATCAGTTCACGATGGTTCGCCAGGAGCGCATCCGCGGGACATGGCCGGACACGCCCGATCGCATGATCGTCAAGACGACGCGCGACCCGCTGAAGGTCTATGCGAAATGGCAGCCCGACGGCGCGCATGCCGGCCAGGAGATCATCTACGACACGACACAGCGCAGGGACGAGATGTACGGGCACCTCGGCGGCCTGCTCGGCAAGGTGCCGATGTGGACGGCGCTCGACGGCACGCTCGCGCGTGCGCAATCGAATCATCAGGTGAAGGATCTCGGCACCGAGTTCATCGCGAACCTGTACCTGAGCGAGGGGAAGAAGTACCTGGAAGCCGGCGTGGAGCGCCCGACCCATGTGGAAGCGAAGACGGTCGGCGGCGTGCGCGTCGTCGCGCTGACCTACGAGACGCTGACCGGCCGGCCGCAGTTCTATGCGAAGAAGGAGGTGCTGGGGCTCGATCTGCACGAACCCTGGTTCCGGACCGTCGAATCCTATGACAACGACGGGCGGATCTTCGAGCGGATCGTCATCGAGAAGATCGCGCCGGCGTCGTTCGATGAAGCTGCGTTCGACCCGAAGAATCCGGCTTACGCGTTCTGA